A window from Theobroma cacao cultivar B97-61/B2 chromosome 3, Criollo_cocoa_genome_V2, whole genome shotgun sequence encodes these proteins:
- the LOC18606404 gene encoding nudix hydrolase 14, chloroplastic, translated as MAHLPQSLLPMSALTLPKRLVVSYSLTFLLDRCTRSKRPFCSRMSATSSTPLTHSISLQSQLGQPVQIVAAPGLSDSGFRSAIESSLFKQWLKNLESESGILANGDMTLTQVLIQGVDMFGKRIGFLKFKADIIDKGTGKKVPGIVFARGPAVAVLILLESDGETYAVLTKQARVPTGRLVLELPAGMLDDDKGDLVGTAVREVEEEIGIQLNLEDMVDLTAFLEPSTGFKVFPSPGGCDEEIGLFLYRGRVDKNIITQLQGKETGLLEHGELIKVCVVPYEKLWRMTPDAKTLMAIAIYEMAKKEGLLPHKS; from the exons ATGGCTCATCTTCCCCAATCTCTCTTGCCCATGTCTGCGCTCACTCTCCCGAAACGACTTGTCGTTTCCTACTCTCTCACTTTCCTTCTTGACCGTTGCACAAGATCAAAGAGGCCCTTCTGCTCCAGAATGTCGGCCACGTCATCAACTCCCCTGACTCACTCCATCTCCTTGCAGAGTCAACTCGGCCAACCCGTCCAAATTGTTGCCGCTCCTGGCCTATCCGATTCCGGGTTCAG GAGTGCTATTGAGTcatctttatttaaacaaTGGTTAAAGAATCTGGAGAGTGAAAGTGGGATTTTGGCTAATGGGGACATGACTTTAACTCAAGTTCTTATTcag GGAGTTGATATGTTTGGGAAGCGCATTGGCTTTCTCAAATTTAAAGCAGATATTATTGATAAAGGAACTGGAAAGAAG GTTCCAGGTATAGTATTTGCACGAGGACCTGCTGTAGCTGTGTTAATTCTTTTAGAGTCAGACGGTGAGACTTATGCTGTTCTCACTAAACAG GCTAGGGTCCCCACAGGGAGGCTTGTTCTGGAACTGCCTGCTGGAATGTTAGATGATGATAAGGGTGATTTGGTTGGCACTGCAGTTCGTGAg GTTGAGGAGGAGATTGGTATTCAATTGAACCTCGAAGACATGGTTGACCTCACAGCCTTCCTTGAGCCATCTACTGGATTCAAAGTTTTTCCTTCTCCG GGAGGGTGTGACGAAGAAATTGGCCTTTTTCTGTACAGAGGGCGTGTTGATAAAAACATTATTACACAGCTGCAAGGAAAAGAAACAGGTCTTCTTGAACATGGTGAGCTTATCAAGGTTTGTGTTGTTCCTTATGAGAAACTCTGGCGCATGACACCTGATGCAAAGACTCTGATGGCAATTGCTATCTATGAAATGGCCAAAAAAGAAGGATTATTACCTCATAAATCCTAA
- the LOC18606405 gene encoding copper chaperone for superoxide dismutase, chloroplastic/cytosolic — translation MAFLRSLTTATAIAAASALPTAFAFSSSSSFKSSNFSNTQSLSFLSSPTNRLGLTRTFASSPTALHMDSPTSDYNPSQDGSLPDLLTEYMVDMKCEGCANAVKNKLQTVNGVKSVEVDLSNQVVRILGSSTVKTMTEALEQTGRKARLIGQGVLEDFLVSAAVAEFKGPEIFGVVRLAQVSMELARIEANFSGLSPGKHGWSINEFGDLTRGAASTGKVFNPSNEGTDKEPLGDLGTLDVDKNGEAFYTGVKQQLRVADLIGRSIAVYETEDKSDQGRTAAVIARSAGVGENYKKICACDGTTIWEASDKDFVTSKV, via the exons ATGGCATTTTTGAGGTCGCTAACCACAGCAACTGCCATAGCTGCTGCCTCTGCTCTGCCTACagcttttgctttttcttcttcttcttctttcaaatcttCTAATTTCTCAAATACCCAAAGTCTATCTTTCCTCTCTTCGCCAACAAATCGCTTAGGCCTTACAAGAACCTTCGCCAGTTCTCCTACTGCTCTTCACATGGACTCACCCACATCTGATTACAACCCATCTCAG GATGGTTCCTTGCCTGACCTCCTT ACGGAGTACATGGTGGATATGAAGTGTGAAGGTTGTGCTAATGCGGTCAAGAATAAGTTACAAACAGTTAATG GAGTCAAGAGTGTGGAAGTGGACTTGAGCAATCAAGTGGTGAGAATACTTGGTTCCTCGACTGTGAAAACCATGACTGAGGCATTGGAGCAGACTGGTCGAAAAGCTAGATTAATAGGCCAAGGAGTGCTAGAAG ACTTTTTAGTTTCTGCTGCTGTTGCTGAGTTCAAAGGTCCAGAAATTTTTGGTGTAGTTAGATTGGCTCAAGTGAGTATGGAATtggctaggattgaagccaatTTTAGTGGTTTGTCACCTGGAAAACACGGTTGGTCTATTAATGAATTCGGTGATCTGACAAGAGGTGCAGCAAGTACAGGGAAAGTGTTTAATCCTTCAAATGAAGGAACTGATAAAGAG CCACTTGGCGACCTGGGAACTCTTGATGTGGATAAGAATGGTGAGGCCTTTTACACCGGTGTCAAACAGCAGCTCAGAGTTGCTGATCTCATTGGGCGGTCAATAGCGGTGTATGAGACTGAAGATAAATCAGATCAAGGTCGGACAGCTGCAGTGATTGCCCGAAGTGCTGGGGTTGGCGAAAACTACAAGAAGATATGTGCATGTGATGGCACCACCATCTGGGAAGCAAGTGACAAAGATTTTGTCACTAGTAAGGTCTGA